A region of Chitinophaga horti DNA encodes the following proteins:
- a CDS encoding anthranilate synthase component I family protein — protein sequence MKQIEVRTKYKQMLADVFTPVSIYLRIRDKFPGSILLESTDSHASENSYSFIAIKPIAGIEVTSTDIFEFKYPNREPERRQLSSPAEVLKEMDNFLKSFKFVEKSPVPFTEGLYGYSTFDSVQFFETIKFQKREANGNTIPLMRYRFYQYVIVINHFKDEMYLCENAIDGVESEFDQIESLIRIKDFPAYPFAPKGEEQSNMTGEQYMQMVEKGREHCFRGDVFQIVLSRSFSQQFSGDEFNVYRALRSINPSPYLFYFDYGDYKLMGSSPEAQLIMRNGKAVIHPIAGTFRRTGNDEQDKQLAAQLLEDPKENAEHVMLVDLARNDLSRHATEVEVTSYRQIHFYSHVIHLVSEVTGKINGGIPPFSILADTFPAGTLSGAPKFKAMELIDKYEPTSRGFYGGCVGFVGFNGDFNHAIMIRSMLSKNNTLYYQAGAGVVAKSVAKSELEEVNNKLNALKQAIIKAQNI from the coding sequence ATGAAACAGATTGAGGTACGGACGAAATACAAACAAATGCTGGCCGATGTGTTTACGCCGGTGAGCATTTACCTGCGAATCAGGGACAAATTTCCTGGCTCCATCCTCCTGGAGAGCACGGACTCCCACGCCAGCGAAAACAGTTACTCTTTTATTGCCATCAAACCTATTGCAGGTATTGAAGTAACGTCCACGGATATTTTCGAATTCAAATACCCTAACCGGGAACCGGAACGCCGGCAGTTAAGCAGTCCGGCCGAAGTGTTAAAGGAAATGGATAACTTCTTAAAGAGCTTCAAGTTCGTTGAGAAGTCGCCCGTTCCGTTTACAGAAGGGCTTTACGGCTACAGTACGTTTGATTCCGTACAGTTCTTTGAAACCATCAAGTTCCAGAAGCGCGAAGCGAACGGCAACACCATTCCACTCATGCGCTATCGTTTCTATCAATATGTGATCGTTATCAATCACTTTAAAGATGAAATGTATCTCTGCGAAAACGCGATAGATGGGGTGGAAAGCGAGTTTGACCAGATTGAATCGCTCATCCGCATTAAAGATTTCCCGGCGTATCCGTTCGCACCAAAAGGAGAGGAACAGAGTAATATGACCGGCGAGCAATACATGCAAATGGTAGAAAAGGGCCGCGAACACTGCTTTCGCGGAGATGTTTTCCAGATCGTATTGTCCCGCTCTTTCTCCCAGCAATTCTCCGGTGACGAGTTTAACGTGTATCGCGCCCTTCGCTCCATTAACCCTTCCCCTTATCTTTTTTACTTTGATTACGGTGATTATAAACTGATGGGTTCTTCGCCCGAAGCGCAGTTAATTATGCGCAATGGTAAAGCGGTGATCCATCCTATTGCCGGCACGTTCCGTCGTACGGGCAACGATGAGCAGGACAAACAACTGGCCGCACAGCTTTTGGAGGATCCGAAAGAAAATGCGGAACATGTGATGCTCGTAGACCTTGCCCGCAACGACCTTAGCAGGCACGCGACGGAAGTGGAAGTAACTTCTTACAGGCAGATCCATTTCTATTCGCATGTGATTCACCTGGTAAGTGAAGTAACCGGCAAGATCAACGGAGGTATACCGCCATTCAGCATCCTGGCAGATACGTTCCCGGCAGGCACGCTTTCCGGCGCACCGAAATTTAAAGCTATGGAACTGATCGACAAATATGAACCTACCTCGCGCGGCTTCTACGGCGGTTGCGTTGGTTTCGTAGGCTTCAACGGCGACTTTAATCACGCGATCATGATCCGCTCTATGCTGAGCAAAAACAACACACTGTACTACCAGGCCGGGGCAGGCGTTGTCGCCAAATCGGTAGCCAAATCCGAACTGGAAGAAGTGAACAACAAACTGAATGCACTGAAACAGGCCATCATCAAGGCGCAAAACATCTGA
- a CDS encoding anthranilate synthase component II yields MNILVFDNYDSFTYNLVHLVEKIINGKVTVHRNDKIRLEDVKAYDKIILSPGPGIPEEAGLLLPLIKEYAASKSIFGVCLGQQAIGEAFGGKLINLSEVYHGVATPVNIISRSGRLFNQLPDELEVGRYHSWVVDEKSLPAELEITAKDAHGYVMALQHTTYDVSGVQFHPESVLTPRGEQILRNWLEK; encoded by the coding sequence ATGAACATCCTCGTTTTCGATAACTACGATTCTTTCACCTATAACCTGGTGCACCTGGTGGAGAAGATCATCAACGGTAAAGTGACAGTGCACCGTAATGATAAGATCAGGCTGGAAGACGTTAAAGCGTATGATAAGATTATTTTGTCGCCTGGTCCTGGCATTCCTGAAGAAGCAGGTTTACTGCTTCCGCTGATCAAAGAATATGCGGCCAGTAAGTCCATATTCGGCGTATGCCTCGGTCAGCAAGCCATTGGCGAAGCCTTTGGCGGCAAATTAATCAATCTTTCCGAAGTATATCATGGCGTAGCCACGCCTGTAAACATCATATCCCGCAGCGGCAGGCTGTTTAATCAACTGCCCGATGAGCTGGAAGTGGGGCGTTACCATTCCTGGGTAGTGGATGAAAAATCATTGCCCGCCGAACTGGAAATTACCGCCAAAGATGCACATGGTTATGTAATGGCGTTACAGCATACTACTTACGACGTAAGCGGTGTACAGTTCCATCCCGAAAGCGTGCTCACACCAAGAGGAGAGCAGATTTTGCGGAACTGGCTGGAGAAATAG
- the hisH gene encoding imidazole glycerol phosphate synthase subunit HisH: MKTVIIKYNAGNIRSVLFALERLNVEGIVTDDPAEIRAADKVIFPGVGEASTAMAYLREKGLDQVIKNLEQPTLGICLGMQLMCKHSEENNTDCLGIFDLNVKKFTSPVENLLKIPQIGWNNITGLHSKIFEHVPQNAYMYFVHSYYAELGPETTAIANYVINYSAAMQKNNFYAVQFHPEKSAEHGAKLIESFLNL, translated from the coding sequence ATGAAAACAGTCATTATAAAATATAACGCCGGCAACATCCGCTCCGTACTGTTCGCATTGGAGCGACTGAATGTGGAAGGCATCGTGACCGACGATCCGGCGGAAATTCGTGCAGCCGACAAGGTGATATTTCCCGGGGTGGGCGAGGCCAGCACGGCCATGGCCTATTTGCGTGAAAAAGGGCTTGACCAGGTGATCAAAAACCTGGAGCAGCCTACACTCGGTATTTGCCTGGGCATGCAGCTGATGTGTAAACATTCGGAGGAGAACAACACCGATTGTCTCGGCATATTCGATCTGAACGTAAAGAAATTCACTTCGCCCGTAGAAAACCTGCTGAAGATCCCGCAGATCGGCTGGAACAATATTACCGGCTTGCACAGCAAGATATTTGAGCACGTGCCGCAAAATGCTTACATGTATTTTGTGCATAGCTATTATGCAGAACTGGGGCCTGAAACCACCGCGATCGCTAACTACGTGATCAATTACAGCGCTGCGATGCAAAAGAACAATTTCTACGCCGTACAGTTTCACCCCGAGAAATCGGCCGAACACGGTGCTAAACTTATTGAAAGCTTTTTGAACTTATAA
- the trpA gene encoding tryptophan synthase subunit alpha: MNRIDQLFSKKQQNVLNIYCTAGYPTLNDTVPVMKALEAAGADMVELGMPFSDPLADGPVIQESSTKAIANGMSIKTLFSQLKDVRESVNLPIILMGYINPVLQFGVEAFLQQCAETGVDGIILPDLPMDEYEEEYRPLFEKYGLHLIFLITPETSDARIRKIDSLSRGFVYAVSSSSTTGKDKQFEGQQAYFERIKNMQLKNPVLIGFGIKDKATFESASAYSNGAIIGSAFVKALEAGGDVPQTVNKFVKAILQ, translated from the coding sequence ATGAACCGCATTGACCAACTTTTCAGTAAGAAGCAACAAAACGTTTTGAACATATACTGTACCGCAGGTTATCCCACCTTAAACGATACAGTGCCCGTAATGAAAGCCCTGGAGGCTGCCGGCGCCGATATGGTGGAACTGGGCATGCCCTTTTCCGATCCGCTGGCAGATGGCCCGGTGATCCAGGAGAGCAGTACGAAAGCCATTGCCAATGGAATGAGTATTAAAACCCTGTTCTCGCAGCTGAAAGATGTTCGGGAAAGTGTAAACCTTCCTATTATCCTGATGGGATACATTAACCCGGTGTTGCAATTCGGCGTGGAGGCTTTTCTGCAGCAATGCGCCGAAACGGGTGTGGATGGCATCATCCTGCCCGATTTGCCGATGGACGAGTACGAAGAGGAGTACCGGCCGCTGTTCGAAAAGTATGGTCTGCACCTGATCTTCCTCATCACCCCCGAAACCAGCGACGCCCGCATCCGTAAGATCGATTCGCTGAGCAGGGGATTTGTGTACGCGGTGTCGTCCTCCTCAACGACCGGTAAGGACAAGCAGTTCGAAGGCCAGCAGGCGTATTTCGAACGAATCAAAAATATGCAATTGAAAAACCCGGTATTGATAGGGTTTGGTATAAAAGATAAAGCTACTTTTGAGTCCGCAAGCGCGTATAGCAACGGGGCCATCATCGGTAGCGCATTTGTGAAAGCGCTGGAAGCAGGCGGCGATGTGCCGCAAACGGTCAACAAGTTTGTGAAGGCCATTCTGCAATAG
- a CDS encoding phosphoribosylanthranilate isomerase → MKVKVCGITKAAQLASLVAGGADYAGFIFYERSPRFAGNKLDARTVREVGNGIRKVGVFVNAPQQQVLQIIRDYGLDAAQLHGDESPEYCAAVKTATVVIKAFRIGGEMSSLDALAAYEGVCDYFLFDTAGKDYGGNGQLFDWTLLEQYPYKTPFFLSGGIGPAQVQILLDLKLPGLFAVDVNSKFETAPGVKDMQQVQTFIDNIKQSPVK, encoded by the coding sequence ATGAAAGTAAAAGTTTGCGGCATCACGAAAGCAGCGCAACTGGCATCGCTGGTAGCAGGCGGCGCGGACTACGCCGGCTTCATTTTCTACGAACGCTCCCCGCGTTTTGCAGGCAATAAGCTGGATGCGCGCACCGTGCGCGAAGTGGGCAATGGCATCCGCAAAGTGGGCGTGTTCGTAAATGCGCCCCAACAGCAGGTATTGCAGATCATCAGGGATTACGGTCTGGATGCGGCACAACTGCACGGCGACGAATCACCTGAATACTGCGCCGCTGTAAAAACCGCAACCGTCGTGATTAAAGCGTTCCGGATTGGTGGCGAGATGAGCAGCCTGGACGCATTGGCCGCTTATGAAGGTGTTTGCGACTACTTTTTGTTCGATACAGCGGGCAAAGATTATGGTGGCAACGGTCAGTTGTTCGACTGGACATTGCTGGAGCAGTACCCGTACAAAACACCTTTTTTCCTGAGCGGCGGTATTGGTCCGGCGCAGGTACAAATCTTGCTGGACCTGAAGTTGCCCGGCTTGTTCGCGGTAGATGTGAACAGCAAGTTCGAAACGGCACCCGGCGTAAAGGACATGCAGCAGGTGCAGACTTTTATCGATAACATTAAACAATCACCCGTAAAATAA
- the trpC gene encoding indole-3-glycerol phosphate synthase TrpC translates to MKNILSEIVETKKVEVAERKKLRSIEDLNRSPLYRCNPFSLREFLRMPDRTGIIAEFKRKSPSKGIINDRYSVKDITCAYSRYGASGLSVLTDGPYFGGSVEDLKEARAINRIPILRKDFVIDEYQIAEAKAIGADVILLIAECLTKDEVAHLSKYAEDLGLEVLLEVNSLPQLEKVAPSVHLVGVNNRDLTTFTVDINRSFELAEQIPSDKYKVAESGINDVASIVSLKKAGFDGFLIGEHFMKQENPPASFETFANYLKEQLKSI, encoded by the coding sequence ATGAAAAACATTTTATCTGAGATCGTTGAAACCAAGAAGGTAGAAGTGGCGGAGCGCAAGAAACTGCGCAGCATCGAAGACTTGAACCGGTCGCCTTTATACAGATGTAATCCATTTTCCCTTCGCGAGTTCCTGCGTATGCCGGACCGTACAGGCATCATTGCCGAGTTTAAACGTAAATCACCGTCCAAAGGAATTATCAATGACCGGTATTCGGTGAAAGATATTACCTGCGCGTATTCTCGTTACGGTGCTTCGGGTCTGTCAGTACTGACCGATGGTCCTTACTTTGGCGGGTCTGTAGAAGATCTGAAAGAAGCGCGTGCGATCAACCGCATCCCCATTTTGCGTAAAGATTTTGTGATAGATGAATACCAGATTGCCGAAGCGAAAGCGATTGGTGCGGATGTAATCCTGTTGATCGCAGAGTGTTTAACGAAAGACGAGGTAGCGCATCTCTCTAAATATGCCGAAGACCTTGGCCTGGAAGTGTTGCTGGAAGTGAACAGTTTGCCCCAGTTAGAAAAAGTGGCGCCTTCTGTACACCTGGTAGGCGTGAATAACCGCGACCTCACTACGTTTACCGTGGACATTAACCGCTCGTTCGAACTGGCAGAACAGATTCCTTCAGATAAATATAAAGTAGCCGAAAGCGGTATTAATGATGTGGCGAGCATCGTGTCGCTTAAGAAAGCAGGCTTCGATGGCTTCCTGATCGGTGAGCATTTTATGAAGCAGGAAAATCCACCAGCTTCCTTTGAAACCTTCGCCAATTACCTGAAGGAGCAACTGAAAAGCATATGA
- the hisA gene encoding 1-(5-phosphoribosyl)-5-[(5-phosphoribosylamino)methylideneamino]imidazole-4-carboxamide isomerase → MSFEIIPAIDIIGGKCVRLTQGDYAQKTIYNEHPLEVAKEFEDAGITRLHLVDLDGAKKGAVVNWKVLEDIAGKTGMVIDFGGGIKSDKDISIVFESGAAMATIGSVAVKQPGLFFSWVAQYGADKIFLGADVKGENIAVGGWLETTELSVYDFLLSNIDKGVHNIFCTDISKDGLLQGPSVDLYKKILERFQNIHFIASGGVSNIQDVEALREAGCAGAIIGKAIYENRISVSELKQFNV, encoded by the coding sequence ATGTCCTTCGAAATTATACCCGCTATCGACATTATCGGCGGAAAATGCGTTCGCCTCACACAGGGCGACTATGCACAGAAAACGATTTATAACGAACATCCGCTGGAAGTAGCGAAGGAGTTCGAAGATGCCGGTATTACCCGGCTGCACCTGGTTGACCTTGACGGCGCTAAAAAAGGTGCCGTGGTGAACTGGAAAGTGCTGGAGGATATTGCTGGTAAAACCGGTATGGTGATTGATTTCGGCGGCGGGATCAAAAGTGATAAAGATATCAGTATCGTATTTGAAAGCGGTGCTGCCATGGCGACCATCGGTAGTGTGGCGGTAAAACAGCCGGGGCTTTTCTTCAGCTGGGTAGCGCAATATGGTGCAGATAAAATATTCCTCGGGGCAGACGTAAAGGGCGAAAACATTGCCGTTGGCGGCTGGCTCGAAACAACGGAGCTGAGTGTGTACGACTTCCTGCTGTCCAACATTGACAAGGGTGTACACAACATATTTTGTACAGACATCTCCAAAGACGGCCTGTTGCAAGGTCCGTCGGTGGATTTATATAAGAAGATACTGGAACGTTTTCAGAACATCCATTTCATTGCCAGCGGTGGCGTAAGTAATATCCAGGACGTGGAAGCCTTACGTGAAGCGGGGTGCGCCGGTGCTATCATCGGCAAAGCCATTTATGAAAACAGGATTTCTGTGAGTGAACTTAAACAATTCAACGTTTAA
- the trpD gene encoding anthranilate phosphoribosyltransferase, which yields MKKILNYLFEHKTFTREGAKEILTGIGKGQYNESELAAFMTVFLMRTITIDELLGFREALLEMCVPVDLNGHDVLDIVGTGGDQKNTFNISTLSCFIVAGAGGKVAKHGNYGVSSVSGASNVMELVGYKFKNNQDALKKELEEAGICFLHAPLFHPALKNVAPVRRQLGVRTFFNMLGPLVNPAFAKSQLIGVYSLEMARIYNYLFQQTDKRFVIVHSLDGYDEISLTGDTKVISNLGEHNWTPEALGKRKVTPQDIYGGATTEEAARIFTKVLKGEGTWAQNSVVLANSAMGLHCLGTYKDYDSCFQAAVESLESGKAYKSFQKLISLQ from the coding sequence ATGAAAAAAATACTCAATTATCTTTTCGAACATAAAACATTTACCCGCGAAGGCGCAAAAGAAATCCTGACCGGCATTGGCAAAGGCCAATACAATGAAAGCGAACTCGCAGCATTTATGACCGTGTTCCTCATGCGCACCATTACCATTGACGAGCTGCTCGGCTTCCGGGAAGCTTTGCTGGAGATGTGCGTGCCCGTCGATTTGAACGGCCACGACGTGCTTGATATCGTAGGTACTGGCGGCGATCAGAAGAACACGTTCAACATCTCCACCTTATCCTGCTTCATCGTAGCCGGTGCGGGTGGTAAAGTAGCGAAGCATGGCAACTACGGCGTATCGTCCGTAAGCGGCGCTTCCAACGTGATGGAGCTGGTTGGCTACAAATTCAAAAATAACCAGGACGCACTGAAGAAAGAACTGGAAGAAGCAGGCATCTGTTTCCTGCATGCGCCACTGTTTCACCCGGCTTTAAAGAACGTAGCGCCTGTGCGTCGTCAGTTGGGGGTTCGTACGTTCTTCAATATGTTGGGCCCACTGGTAAATCCGGCTTTCGCAAAATCACAGCTGATAGGCGTGTATAGTCTTGAAATGGCGAGGATTTATAACTATCTTTTCCAACAGACCGATAAACGCTTCGTGATTGTGCACAGCCTGGACGGTTACGATGAAATTTCGCTCACCGGCGATACCAAAGTAATATCCAACCTGGGCGAACATAACTGGACGCCAGAGGCACTGGGCAAACGTAAAGTAACGCCGCAGGATATTTACGGCGGTGCTACTACCGAAGAAGCAGCCAGGATTTTTACTAAGGTGCTGAAGGGCGAAGGTACCTGGGCGCAAAACTCTGTAGTACTGGCTAATTCCGCTATGGGATTACATTGCCTGGGTACTTACAAGGATTATGATAGCTGTTTCCAGGCGGCGGTAGAATCGCTGGAATCGGGCAAAGCGTACAAGTCATTCCAAAAATTGATCAGTCTCCAATAA
- the trpB gene encoding tryptophan synthase subunit beta, translated as MNIAVNTKGSKYHVNEKGYYGRFGGAYIPEMLYPNVEELRTKYLEIMSEPSFQQEFEALLRDYVGRPSPLYLAKRLSEKYGAQIYLKREDLNHTGAHKINNTIGQILLAKRLGKKRIIAETGAGQHGVATATVCALMGLECIVYMGSVDIQRQAPNVARMKMLGAEVIAATSGSQTLKDATNEAIRDWINNPVDTHYIIGSVVGPHPYPDMVARFQSVISEEIRAQLKEKTGNELPAYVIACVGGGSNAAGTFFHFTEEEGVKLVAVEAAGQGVHSGYSAATSQLGKIGVIHASKTLLMQTEDGQIVEPHSISAGLDYPGVGPMHAHLYESGRGLFLNATDDESLQAAYELCRLEGIIPALESAHALAKLKELELKPSDVVVVCLSGRGDKDLETYIKNLQK; from the coding sequence ATGAACATAGCGGTTAACACGAAGGGATCTAAGTATCATGTTAATGAGAAAGGCTACTATGGCAGGTTCGGCGGCGCTTACATCCCCGAAATGCTGTACCCGAACGTAGAAGAGCTGCGTACAAAGTACCTGGAGATCATGAGCGAACCCTCGTTCCAGCAGGAGTTTGAAGCCCTGCTGCGCGACTATGTAGGCCGCCCTTCTCCATTATACCTCGCAAAACGATTGTCAGAAAAATATGGCGCGCAGATTTACCTGAAACGTGAAGACCTTAACCACACCGGCGCTCATAAAATCAACAATACCATCGGCCAGATATTACTGGCAAAACGCCTCGGTAAAAAGCGCATTATCGCAGAAACCGGCGCGGGACAGCACGGCGTAGCCACGGCTACCGTTTGTGCGTTGATGGGATTAGAGTGCATCGTGTACATGGGTAGCGTAGATATTCAGCGCCAGGCGCCTAACGTGGCCCGTATGAAAATGCTGGGTGCAGAGGTTATTGCCGCCACCAGCGGCAGCCAAACCCTGAAGGACGCAACGAACGAAGCCATCCGCGACTGGATCAACAATCCGGTGGACACACATTATATCATCGGCTCCGTAGTAGGACCGCATCCTTATCCGGACATGGTGGCCCGCTTTCAATCTGTGATCAGTGAAGAGATTCGCGCACAGCTGAAAGAGAAAACAGGTAATGAATTGCCGGCTTACGTGATCGCCTGTGTAGGCGGCGGTAGCAATGCGGCCGGTACATTCTTCCATTTTACTGAAGAGGAAGGCGTGAAGCTCGTTGCCGTAGAAGCAGCCGGCCAGGGTGTGCATAGCGGTTACTCCGCAGCTACTTCCCAGTTGGGTAAGATAGGGGTGATACATGCGAGCAAAACCCTGCTCATGCAAACCGAAGATGGCCAGATCGTAGAGCCACACTCTATTTCCGCTGGTCTGGATTACCCGGGCGTTGGACCGATGCATGCGCATTTGTACGAAAGCGGCCGCGGGCTATTCCTGAATGCGACCGATGATGAATCGCTGCAGGCGGCCTACGAGCTTTGCCGGCTCGAAGGTATTATCCCCGCCCTGGAAAGCGCGCACGCACTGGCAAAACTGAAGGAGCTGGAGCTGAAACCATCCGACGTAGTGGTAGTTTGCCTCTCCGGCCGCGGCGATAAAGACCTGGAAACTTATATCAAAAATCTTCAAAAATAA
- the hisF gene encoding imidazole glycerol phosphate synthase subunit HisF — protein sequence MLTKRIIPCLDIKDGRTVKGVNFENIRDAGDPIELGALYAEQGADELVFLDITATVERRKTLAELVTRIAQHVNIPFTVGGGITAVEDVSVLLNAGADKVSVNSAAFRRPELLNELSLQFGSQCIVLAIDTKFEDGDWYVYLNGGRVKTDVKTVDWAKEAVDRGAGEILLTSMNNDGTKQGFALDITGKLAQDLPVPVIASGGAGTMQHFADVFEKAQADAALAASIFHYKEMEIPELKKYLYQRNLSIRF from the coding sequence ATGCTTACCAAACGCATTATACCCTGTCTCGATATTAAAGACGGCAGGACCGTAAAGGGAGTGAATTTCGAAAACATCCGCGATGCGGGCGATCCCATTGAACTGGGCGCTCTGTACGCAGAACAGGGCGCCGACGAACTGGTGTTCCTGGATATCACGGCTACGGTAGAACGTAGAAAAACATTGGCGGAGCTCGTGACGCGCATCGCGCAGCACGTGAATATTCCATTCACCGTAGGGGGTGGCATTACTGCGGTCGAAGATGTGAGTGTATTGCTGAACGCCGGTGCCGACAAAGTATCCGTTAATTCGGCGGCCTTCCGCCGGCCGGAGCTGCTGAATGAACTGTCGTTACAGTTCGGCAGTCAATGTATCGTGCTCGCCATCGACACGAAATTCGAAGACGGCGACTGGTACGTGTACCTCAACGGTGGCCGTGTAAAAACGGATGTTAAAACCGTAGACTGGGCAAAAGAAGCAGTTGATCGTGGTGCGGGTGAAATATTGCTTACCTCTATGAACAATGATGGTACCAAACAAGGCTTTGCGCTGGATATTACAGGTAAACTGGCCCAGGACCTGCCCGTACCGGTGATTGCCTCTGGCGGCGCGGGCACCATGCAGCACTTTGCAGATGTGTTTGAGAAAGCGCAGGCTGATGCGGCGCTGGCAGCCAGCATTTTTCATTATAAGGAAATGGAGATACCCGAACTGAAGAAGTACCTTTACCAACGAAACCTTTCCATCCGCTTTTAA